The genomic DNA AATGCTAAGTCATTCTCAAACGATTGACCAAAAAGAAAGGATAGTGCTATTCAGTATTCACATACTCATTTAATTTTTACATTCCACACACGTTGGTAATTTTTGACCATTAAtaatcttcaatttattcgattcTGAAAATTGAGAAGGTGTGCGAGAAGTAAACATAAATGTGAAAGTCATTCTCAaactcaaagaaaaataaaaacatcttcttttttttaatttgatgatTGAAAACATTTTACTTTCAGTTGCCCAATAATTTTATTGTGCTCCAGGGTATGTGTGAATCGAATGAATGAAGGCTTGACTGCTTCCATGCGCGGCCAATAATACCAATAATTTATCCATTGCCTTATCCATGGAAACAAACAGACCCTTTGGATTTGATCCTGTAACAGCAGAGAAACATGGGTAGGATTGCCGTGGCCACGATTGTGAGCCTGTGGATAATTCCCATCTCCATCCTAGTCAATCACATTGTTCCCGAGCCCTACATGGTAATCCCCCCAAGGCAGCAACTTTCGTCGATTCAATTCAATGGGAATTTTTTGTATTTAGATTTTTGGGTTGTGTGAATTTTGTTTTGAGGAATTGGTAAATAAATTTACGATCTGTAGGATGAGATATTCCATGTACCTCAAGCTCAACAGTACTGTAATGGCAATTTCAGAAGCTGGGATCCCATGATCACCACTCCTCCTGGCCTGTATGTTCTTTACCATTTCTGAATTTCtgaattttttacttttttgttgttaatttgcTTTGAACTTTGTATTGCGCCAGCTGATTTGTAAATGCGAAAGACGGGTTTTAATTACTTTTGGCAAATTAATTGGCTTTGAtatgttttgaacttttgattgaGAACTTAAGAATCATGTTGTATCACAGTATTTAGCAGGGAATCTAACATGTGCAACGCTAAACTTTTGCAGGTACTATCTTTCACTAGCTCATGTTGCGTATTTGTTTCCAGGCATGTCATTGGTAAAAGCAGCCCTGTCGTTTTCTGAAGGTTGCTCCACAGCGATTCTTCGCTCTGTCAATGGTGTTTTGGCGGTATTTTGCAGCATTCTTGTGTATGAGATAATCATTCACTTGAGACCGGCTCTTGATGAAAGAAAAGCAACACTTTACACGGTGGTGCTAGCCATGTACCCGCTTCATTGGTTCTTCACTTTTCTCTATTATACAGATGTTGTGTCGCTTGTGGCAGTGCTCGCTATGCATCTTGCGTGTTTGAAGAAGAATTACTGGTTTAGTGCATTGGTAAAGGCTTAAGTCTCTTCCATATGTCATTGTATGATTTTGATGCAAGCACACATGTGCTACGCCTATATGTTTTGTCAAGTGGTAACTTTGTTTGATGTTGGTAATGCAGCTTGGTGCTGTGGCAGTTGTTATTCGGCAAACAAATATTATATGGATGCTTTTTGTTTGTTGCAGCGAGGTTATAAATATTACAATGGCTGGCCATAAAGATAAGATAGATGTAGACGACACAATTAGGATAAAAGGTCAGCCAACTCCTTCAAACACTGTTATGTTAGGCGCAAACTTGAGAAAGCGGAAGGCCAGCATTTCAGTGGATACGGGAACACATTTAATCTCGATTAGAAAAGTTTCTTTTCAAACTTGCAAATTAGGTTTGTCCTCTTGCAAACACAATTGCTCACATTTTTTATTATCAAAGCTTATAGCAGATGACATTCTATTGCAGGTTTTCTTGATGAAATTGAGGCCATCTTTCCAAAATTATGGTACATGATGTTGGaactattgttttcttttagcCCTTTTATTCTAGTATTAGCAGCCTTTATTGCCTTTGTTCGGTGGAATGGGAGTGTGGTTCTGGGTATGACTCATCCTTCTGTTGTTGATTTGTGTTACACATTGTGGTTTATGAAGTTGCCTTTACTTCTGTTGTCTCATACCATGTCCAAATGTTGCAGGTGCAAAAGATGCTCATGCAGTTTCTCCGCATTTTTCACAGATCTTGTATTTTGGTCTATTTTCTGCCCTTGCTATGGCTCCTACACTCTTTAGTTTGAGACAAGTTGTAGATTTATTCCGGTCAATGTGGAAGAATAAGTTCCTAACCTTCTTTCAGATGTCTTTGGCACTCAGTGCTGGCTTCATCGCTGTCCATTTTTTCAGGTCAGGCCTATTTAAAATTTGAGCTCAATGCTTTTAGAATAATAATTGCATTCAATTTATGGACGAGGAAATAGGTCAGCTGATATGGAGGTCAATTTTTCAATTGATATTTGAGAAAAGCAACTTTTCAAGTGTTTGTTTTAACGTTTTCTCCAATTCCAAGAACGGTGAATGTTTCCTGTGCTGTTTTCACGTCCAATGCAGCATAGACATTCATTCATAACCTTAATGTTACAAATCATGATGTAATTTCTTGACTGCTGCAGCATAGCTCATCCCTATCTTCTGGCTGACAATCGGCATTACCCTTTTTATCTTTGGCGGAAAGTCATCAAAGCTCATTGGTCAATGAAGTTCCTTCTAGTCCCACTTTATGTTTATTCATGGCTTTCCATCGTCACTAGATTGGGTCGGTATACAGCTCTTGGTCATCATACGTGTCAATCCTCCTTGTGTTTTTGCCCCTAAGACTTGTTTCTGTTTCACTTCGGCAGGGAAATTTCAGAGGAAGATCTGGGCGCTGGCATTTTTCTTGGCTGCTGCTGCAGTTTTGGTTCCCGCACCGCTGATTGAGTTTAGATATTATACTATTCCATTCTTTTTCTTGATTCTACATTCCCATACTGATGATTATCGAACTTGGCTCGTCATGGGGGTCCTGTACATAATCGTCAACGTCTTCACAATGATGATGTTCTTGTATCGACCATTCCATTGGTCCCATGAGCCAGGGACCCAACGGTTTATATGGTAGGTGCTAGCTAGATTCACCCATAGATTCCAAAAAACCTGTTCAGGTCCATAGAAATTCAAAACCTTCATACTAATCAGATCCCGGCACGGCGATGCCGATGTAGCGTACTTGTGATCCATGCTCTACTTTTCCTTCTTGTTTTTGAAACTCGGTTGAGTATCCCTTGCAGCATTGTATAAACTGAATTCATTTATAGGAATGaatgaaaagctttgtttttccttacccatatgaatttgaatcatattttcATTGTTTCCATCCCACGTTAATGCGGAAATCTAGGCTGTTTGCTCAATAGTTTTTAACATTCGAAACAATAACGTGAATGTAGACACGTAAAATTGATCACATGGTCGATAATATCTAGTAGCAATGGGCTCTACCACTTCATGTGGGACCGACTTGCACTAAGCAATGTGTCTAAATAGCCTTAAGCgaaaatgagaaaataaatgaataagaGGGTTTTAAAATGCGAGAAGGAAAGGGAATCAGAACAATTCTCTCTAGTAGATTTGATTCCTGATTTTTAGGTATTTGATAACGATGAAAAAAGTTGTATTTTTTCGATCTTTTATGTGTAAGTAAACCTAACAAAAAGTTAACGAGTAAAATGATTCTCATATCCATATTTTAGTAAACATAGGGAACtcaagaattaaaataattcaaagTCCCATTCCTTCTAAATTTTTTGGTCAAACCTCATTCCTTCTAAATaagggtgcatttttgctcaacTACATTAACTTTGTTGTATGTTTATTATACACCTTATTAGCTGCCATGTGTTACATTTTCTAA from Pyrus communis chromosome 17, drPyrComm1.1, whole genome shotgun sequence includes the following:
- the LOC137723652 gene encoding dol-P-Glc:Glc(2)Man(9)GlcNAc(2)-PP-Dol alpha-1,2-glucosyltransferase-like, with the protein product MGRIAVATIVSLWIIPISILVNHIVPEPYMDEIFHVPQAQQYCNGNFRSWDPMITTPPGLYYLSLAHVAYLFPGMSLVKAALSFSEGCSTAILRSVNGVLAVFCSILVYEIIIHLRPALDERKATLYTVVLAMYPLHWFFTFLYYTDVVSLVAVLAMHLACLKKNYWFSALLGAVAVVIRQTNIIWMLFVCCSEVINITMAGHKDKIDVDDTIRIKGQPTPSNTVMLGANLRKRKASISVDTGTHLISIRKVSFQTCKLGFLDEIEAIFPKLWYMMLELLFSFSPFILVLAAFIAFVRWNGSVVLGAKDAHAVSPHFSQILYFGLFSALAMAPTLFSLRQVVDLFRSMWKNKFLTFFQMSLALSAGFIAVHFFSIAHPYLLADNRHYPFYLWRKVIKAHWSMKFLLVPLYVYSWLSIVTRLGKFQRKIWALAFFLAAAAVLVPAPLIEFRYYTIPFFFLILHSHTDDYRTWLVMGVLYIIVNVFTMMMFLYRPFHWSHEPGTQRFIW